One stretch of Lysobacter sp. KIS68-7 DNA includes these proteins:
- a CDS encoding glutathione S-transferase N-terminal domain-containing protein: MAASPRMRNALTLFSATDDVLCHRVRLVLAAKGVTYDLIPVDPQSPPEDLIDLNPYHSVPTLVERELVLYAASVVTEYLDERYPHPPLMPVDPLSRARLRLAMLRLEHDWVPQVQAIQLGNRQQAEAGRKRLKELLTASVPLFKASKFFLNPEMSLADCAMAPIIWRLQSLDIPLPKDGKVIEDYGNRIFRNPGFIRSLTDQEKKLRDIPA, from the coding sequence ATGGCCGCGAGCCCGCGCATGCGTAATGCCCTGACGTTGTTCTCCGCCACGGATGACGTCCTCTGTCATCGGGTGCGCCTGGTCCTTGCGGCCAAGGGCGTCACCTACGACCTGATTCCCGTCGATCCGCAGAGTCCCCCCGAGGACCTGATCGACCTCAACCCGTATCACTCCGTGCCGACGCTGGTCGAGCGCGAGCTGGTCCTTTACGCCGCGTCGGTCGTCACCGAATACCTCGACGAGCGCTATCCGCACCCGCCGCTGATGCCGGTCGACCCGCTCTCGCGCGCCCGCCTACGCCTGGCCATGCTCCGCCTCGAGCACGACTGGGTCCCGCAGGTGCAGGCCATCCAGCTCGGCAATCGCCAGCAGGCCGAAGCCGGCCGCAAGCGCCTGAAGGAACTGCTGACCGCCTCGGTCCCGCTGTTCAAGGCGAGCAAGTTCTTCCTGAATCCGGAAATGAGCCTGGCCGATTGCGCCATGGCCCCGATCATCTGGCGCCTGCAGTCGCTGGACATCCCGCTGCCGAAGGACGGCAAGGTGATCGAGGATTATGGCAACCGCATCTTCCGCAACCCGGGCTTCATCCGCAGCCTCACGGACCAGGAAAAGAAGTTGCGCGACATCCCGGCCTGA
- a CDS encoding cytochrome c1, with protein sequence MGTAFAAEEGGNLQQSGTRLDDQASLQRGAALYMNYCSGCHSLKYLRYSRMAEDLGLSEEEVMTNLNFTGAKFGEQIMTSMTPEHAKDAFGKMPPDLSLIARVRGSDWIYTYLKSFYLDESRPVGWNNTLFPNVSMPNPLWELQGLQHGVMGKAEAGGEAHVERLELRTQGTQDAETFNQSVRDITAFLEYAGEPASLKRQGMGVWVVLFLAAFTLIAYLLKLEYWRDVD encoded by the coding sequence ATGGGCACTGCCTTCGCGGCCGAGGAAGGCGGCAACCTGCAGCAGTCCGGCACGCGCCTGGACGACCAGGCGTCGTTGCAGCGCGGTGCCGCGCTGTACATGAACTACTGCAGCGGCTGCCATTCGCTGAAGTACCTGCGTTACTCGCGCATGGCCGAAGACCTCGGCTTGTCGGAAGAAGAGGTGATGACCAACCTCAACTTCACCGGCGCGAAGTTCGGCGAACAGATCATGACGTCGATGACGCCGGAACACGCCAAGGACGCCTTCGGCAAGATGCCGCCGGACCTGAGCCTGATCGCGCGCGTGCGCGGCAGCGACTGGATCTACACCTACCTCAAGTCGTTCTACCTGGACGAATCGCGCCCGGTCGGCTGGAACAACACCCTGTTCCCGAACGTGTCGATGCCCAACCCGCTGTGGGAGCTGCAGGGCCTGCAGCACGGCGTGATGGGCAAGGCCGAGGCCGGTGGCGAGGCGCACGTCGAGCGCCTGGAACTGCGGACCCAAGGGACGCAGGACGCCGAAACGTTCAACCAGAGCGTTCGCGACATCACCGCTTTCCTCGAGTACGCCGGCGAGCCGGCCTCCCTCAAGCGCCAGGGCATGGGCGTGTGGGTGGTGCTGTTCCTGGCGGCGTTCACGCTGATCGCCTACCTGCTGAAGCTGGAGTACTGGCGGGACGTCGACTAA
- a CDS encoding cytochrome bc complex cytochrome b subunit → MANFIARTTSTVMDWVNARTPGLMPVYRKHMTEYYAPKNFNVWYYFGSLALVVLVNQILTGIFLTMHYKPSAAEAFSSVEYIMRDVEWGWLIRYMHSTGASLFFIVVYLHMFRGLLYGSYQKPRELVWLIGMVLYLVLMAEAFMGYVLPWGQMSFWGAKVIISLFGAIPVIGSGLTEWIMGDYLPADATLNRFFALHVIALPLVILLLVVLHLGALHEVGSNNPEGVDIKKGPKGNRWSLTAPADGIPFHPYYTVKDIFGTGFFLILAAFIIFFAPTFGGWFLEHDNFTEANRLVTPEHIKPVWYFTPYYAMLRVVPSFFAIKLWGVLVMFAAIAVLFLVPWLDKAKVKSYRYRGPISWAMLLMFAVCFVWLGKIGAGPGTDPVETIIGRVLTFLYFVFFITMPLWTKMDRTKPVPERVPAVHD, encoded by the coding sequence ATGGCGAACTTCATTGCCCGTACCACGAGCACCGTGATGGATTGGGTCAACGCGCGCACGCCCGGCCTGATGCCGGTCTACCGCAAGCACATGACCGAGTACTACGCGCCGAAGAACTTCAACGTCTGGTACTACTTCGGTTCGCTCGCGCTGGTCGTGCTGGTCAACCAGATCCTGACCGGCATCTTCCTGACGATGCACTACAAGCCGTCGGCGGCCGAAGCGTTCTCGTCGGTCGAGTACATCATGCGCGACGTCGAGTGGGGCTGGCTGATCCGGTACATGCACTCCACCGGCGCCTCGCTGTTCTTCATCGTCGTCTACCTGCACATGTTCCGCGGCCTGTTGTACGGCTCCTACCAGAAGCCGCGCGAACTGGTCTGGCTCATCGGCATGGTGCTGTACCTGGTGCTGATGGCCGAAGCCTTCATGGGCTACGTGCTGCCGTGGGGCCAGATGTCGTTCTGGGGCGCGAAGGTGATCATCTCGCTGTTCGGCGCGATCCCGGTCATCGGCTCGGGCCTGACCGAATGGATCATGGGCGACTACCTGCCCGCCGACGCCACGCTCAACCGCTTCTTCGCGCTGCACGTCATCGCGCTGCCGCTGGTGATCCTGCTGCTGGTCGTGCTGCACCTGGGCGCGCTGCACGAAGTGGGTTCCAACAACCCCGAAGGCGTAGACATCAAGAAGGGTCCGAAGGGCAATCGCTGGTCGCTCACCGCGCCGGCCGACGGCATCCCGTTCCACCCGTACTACACGGTCAAGGACATCTTCGGCACCGGCTTCTTCCTGATCCTGGCGGCCTTCATCATCTTCTTCGCGCCGACCTTCGGCGGCTGGTTCCTGGAGCACGACAACTTCACGGAAGCCAACCGCCTGGTGACGCCGGAGCACATCAAGCCGGTGTGGTACTTCACGCCGTACTACGCGATGTTGCGCGTCGTCCCCTCGTTCTTCGCGATCAAGCTGTGGGGCGTGCTGGTGATGTTCGCGGCGATCGCGGTGCTGTTCCTGGTGCCGTGGCTCGACAAGGCCAAGGTGAAGTCCTACCGCTACCGCGGCCCGATCTCGTGGGCGATGCTGCTCATGTTCGCGGTCTGCTTCGTGTGGCTGGGCAAGATCGGCGCCGGCCCGGGTACCGACCCGGTCGAGACGATCATCGGCCGCGTGCTGACCTTCCTCTACTTCGTGTTCTTCATCACCATGCCGCTTTGGACCAAGATGGATCGGACCAAGCCGGTGCCGGAACGAGTGCCTGCCGTCCATGACTAA
- the petA gene encoding ubiquinol-cytochrome c reductase iron-sulfur subunit: MANVGVGIQDPAHVHDGEPVNQGRRRFLTATTAVVGAVGVGVAAVPFIKSWNPSARAKLAGAPITADITGLAEGTRLVLEWRGQPIWIVKRSKQMIDVLPTLDSRLRDPKSDNLDQQPQYARNELRSIKPEISVLVGLCTHLGCSPEMKAEIKPEPFDPEWKGGYFCPCHKSRFDMAGRVFDGVPAPINLLVPPHHYESDTSIVIGVDPKGAA; encoded by the coding sequence ATGGCCAACGTTGGGGTAGGGATCCAGGATCCCGCTCATGTCCACGACGGGGAACCCGTCAACCAGGGCCGTCGCCGGTTCCTGACCGCGACCACGGCCGTGGTCGGTGCGGTCGGTGTCGGCGTCGCGGCCGTTCCCTTCATCAAGAGCTGGAATCCCAGCGCCCGCGCGAAGCTCGCCGGTGCGCCGATCACCGCCGACATCACCGGGCTGGCCGAAGGCACGCGCCTGGTGCTCGAGTGGCGCGGCCAGCCGATCTGGATCGTGAAGCGTTCCAAGCAGATGATCGACGTCCTGCCGACGCTCGATTCGCGACTGCGCGATCCGAAGTCGGACAACCTCGACCAGCAGCCCCAGTACGCGCGCAACGAACTGCGCTCGATCAAGCCGGAGATCTCCGTGCTGGTCGGCCTGTGCACGCACCTGGGCTGCTCGCCGGAAATGAAGGCCGAGATCAAGCCCGAGCCGTTCGATCCGGAGTGGAAGGGCGGCTACTTCTGCCCGTGCCACAAGTCGCGCTTCGACATGGCCGGCCGCGTGTTCGACGGCGTGCCCGCGCCGATCAACCTGCTCGTGCCGCCGCACCACTACGAATCGGACACGTCGATCGTCATCGGTGTCGATCCGAAGGGAGCCGCGTAA
- a CDS encoding lytic transglycosylase domain-containing protein has product MRGRGLKRGLAIVALLGAASPAFAGTLYRCDTADGARSYTSKRIPGATCKVISYGSKASRPAPAAGSATAPNKVSGSPVSANIPADAPAPTALPVPPAPMAPAPPPYRAPRLVQGQVYSYIQDGVRHYTSKPPRGVAGATALRTIKYSFMETCYACAARPGVNFNTLRLNTDAYAAEIMAAAKLHGVDPAIVRAIIHAESAYNPNALSRVGAQGLMQLMPATARRFGVGNAFDASQNIAGGVQYLAWLLKRFNGDLSLAAAGYNAGEGAVDKYRGVPPYAETRRYVERVSVLADRYRGALASTALGTK; this is encoded by the coding sequence ATGAGGGGAAGGGGACTCAAGCGAGGGCTCGCGATCGTGGCGCTTCTGGGTGCCGCGTCGCCTGCGTTCGCCGGCACGCTCTATCGCTGCGACACCGCCGACGGCGCGCGCAGCTACACGAGCAAGCGCATCCCCGGCGCCACCTGCAAGGTGATCTCCTACGGCAGCAAGGCGTCGCGCCCCGCGCCCGCCGCCGGCAGCGCCACCGCACCCAACAAGGTCTCGGGTTCGCCGGTGTCGGCGAACATCCCGGCCGACGCGCCGGCTCCGACGGCGTTGCCCGTGCCGCCAGCGCCCATGGCACCCGCGCCGCCGCCGTATCGCGCACCGCGCCTCGTGCAAGGCCAGGTGTATTCCTACATCCAGGACGGCGTGCGCCACTACACGAGCAAGCCGCCCCGGGGCGTCGCCGGCGCCACCGCGCTGCGCACCATCAAATACAGCTTCATGGAAACCTGTTACGCCTGCGCCGCACGGCCTGGCGTCAACTTCAATACCCTGCGCCTGAACACCGATGCGTATGCCGCGGAAATCATGGCGGCGGCAAAACTGCACGGCGTCGACCCGGCCATCGTGCGCGCCATCATCCATGCCGAATCGGCCTACAACCCGAATGCGCTCTCGCGCGTCGGCGCGCAGGGCCTGATGCAACTGATGCCGGCGACCGCGCGCCGTTTCGGCGTCGGCAACGCCTTCGACGCCAGCCAGAACATCGCCGGCGGCGTGCAGTACCTGGCCTGGCTGCTCAAGCGCTTCAACGGCGACCTGTCGTTGGCGGCGGCCGGTTACAACGCGGGCGAAGGGGCGGTGGACAAGTACCGAGGCGTCCCGCCGTACGCGGAGACCCGTCGCTACGTCGAGCGCGTTTCGGTGCTCGCCGACCGCTACCGCGGCGCGCTGGCGAGCACGGCGCTGGGCACCAAGTAA
- the miaB gene encoding tRNA (N6-isopentenyl adenosine(37)-C2)-methylthiotransferase MiaB has protein sequence MTDTLAAPKRGKLFIKTHGCQMNEYDSARMADVLAAAEGLDLTDNVEEADVVLVNTCSIREKAQEKVFSQLGRWKALKKDGKPVLIGVGGCVASQEGAAIVKRAPYVDLVFGPQTLHRLPELIRERRASGQPQVDISFPEIEKFDRLPEPRAEGPSAFVSIMEGCSKYCSFCVVPYTRGEEVSRPFEDVLVEVAQLAAQGVREINLLGQNVNAYRGPMANEDGSAGDAIADLALLIRAIAEIDGIGRIRFTTSHPLEFSDALVEAYRDVPKLANYLHLPVQAGSDRVLAAMKRGYTALEFKQKIRKLRAVRPDISISSDFIVGFPGETDGDFEKTMKLIEDVGFDQSFSFIYSRRPGTPAADLADDTTDAEKHARLDRLQAHISAHAAEISRAMVGTVQTVLVEGPSKKDPNELTGKTENMRSVNFPGHARLVGQFVDVVITEALSNSLRARIAVD, from the coding sequence ATGACCGACACGCTCGCCGCCCCGAAGCGGGGCAAGCTCTTCATCAAGACCCACGGTTGCCAGATGAACGAGTACGACTCGGCCCGCATGGCCGACGTGCTTGCCGCCGCCGAAGGCCTGGACCTCACGGACAACGTCGAAGAAGCCGACGTCGTGCTGGTCAACACCTGCTCCATCCGCGAGAAGGCCCAGGAAAAGGTCTTCAGCCAGCTCGGCCGCTGGAAGGCGCTGAAGAAGGACGGAAAGCCGGTGCTGATCGGCGTGGGCGGATGCGTGGCCTCGCAGGAAGGCGCGGCCATCGTGAAGCGCGCGCCCTACGTGGACCTGGTCTTCGGCCCGCAGACGCTGCATCGCCTGCCCGAGCTCATCCGCGAACGCCGCGCGAGCGGCCAGCCGCAGGTCGACATCAGTTTTCCGGAGATCGAGAAGTTCGATCGCCTGCCCGAGCCGCGCGCCGAAGGCCCCAGCGCCTTCGTCTCGATCATGGAAGGCTGCTCGAAGTACTGCTCGTTCTGCGTGGTGCCCTACACCCGAGGCGAAGAAGTGAGCCGCCCGTTCGAGGACGTGCTCGTCGAAGTGGCGCAGCTCGCCGCGCAGGGCGTGCGCGAGATCAACCTGCTCGGCCAGAACGTCAACGCGTATCGCGGGCCGATGGCGAATGAAGACGGCAGCGCGGGCGACGCCATCGCCGACCTCGCGTTGCTGATCCGCGCAATCGCCGAGATCGACGGCATCGGCCGCATCCGTTTCACCACCTCGCATCCGCTCGAGTTCTCCGACGCACTGGTGGAGGCCTATCGCGACGTGCCCAAGCTCGCCAACTACCTGCACCTGCCCGTGCAGGCCGGCAGCGACCGCGTGCTCGCGGCGATGAAGCGCGGTTACACGGCGCTGGAGTTCAAGCAGAAGATCCGCAAGCTGCGCGCGGTGCGTCCGGACATTTCGATCTCGTCGGACTTCATCGTGGGCTTCCCCGGCGAGACCGACGGCGACTTCGAGAAAACGATGAAGCTGATCGAGGACGTGGGCTTCGACCAGTCCTTCTCCTTCATCTACTCGCGCCGCCCCGGCACGCCGGCCGCCGACCTGGCGGACGACACGACCGACGCAGAGAAGCACGCGCGCCTGGATCGCCTGCAGGCGCACATCAGCGCGCACGCGGCGGAGATCTCCCGCGCGATGGTGGGCACGGTGCAAACCGTGCTCGTCGAAGGCCCTTCGAAGAAGGACCCGAACGAGCTGACCGGCAAGACCGAAAACATGCGCTCGGTGAACTTCCCGGGCCACGCGCGCTTGGTCGGCCAGTTCGTCGATGTCGTGATCACCGAAGCGCTGAGCAACTCCCTGCGCGCACGCATCGCCGTCGACTAA
- a CDS encoding ABC transporter permease gives MSLRRLGAIMLKELRQMRRDRITLAMIVGIPVMQLVLFGYAINFTLRDLDTAVADQAGTAGSRALVMDLQNTGVLRPVRDASSPQELMTMLRRGEISVGVVIPPDFERRRVDGREAVQILVDGSDTAVQGAAAQLAQAPLDSAQYKKAPPPQISVVGFYNPERRSAINIVPGLIGIILTMTMVMFTAVSLVRERERGNMELLIATPVSSSELMIGKVLPFAAIGLIQTTLVLLLGAWLFEVPVRGALFDVYIAAVLLILANLTLGLMISTKAQSQFQAMQMTFFVFLPSILLSGFMFPFAGMPKIIQWVAEVLPLTHFLRLIRGIMLRGASITELWPEVLALVVFTTVMMTAAILRFRKRLD, from the coding sequence ATGAGCCTCCGTCGACTCGGCGCGATCATGCTCAAGGAGTTGCGGCAGATGCGCCGCGACCGCATCACGCTGGCGATGATCGTCGGCATTCCGGTGATGCAGCTGGTGTTGTTCGGCTACGCGATCAACTTCACGCTGCGCGACCTGGACACGGCGGTCGCCGATCAGGCGGGCACCGCAGGGTCGCGCGCGCTGGTGATGGACCTGCAGAACACCGGCGTGCTGCGGCCCGTGCGCGATGCATCGAGCCCGCAGGAACTGATGACGATGCTCCGCCGCGGCGAGATCAGCGTGGGCGTCGTCATCCCGCCGGATTTCGAACGCCGCCGCGTCGATGGGCGCGAAGCGGTGCAGATCCTCGTCGACGGCAGCGATACGGCGGTGCAGGGCGCGGCCGCGCAGCTCGCGCAGGCGCCGCTCGACAGTGCGCAATACAAGAAGGCGCCGCCGCCGCAGATCAGCGTCGTGGGCTTCTACAACCCGGAGCGGCGCTCGGCGATCAACATCGTGCCCGGCCTGATCGGCATCATCCTGACGATGACCATGGTGATGTTCACCGCCGTCTCGCTGGTGCGCGAGCGCGAACGCGGGAACATGGAATTGCTGATCGCCACGCCCGTGAGCAGCAGCGAACTGATGATCGGCAAGGTGTTGCCGTTCGCGGCGATCGGCTTGATCCAGACCACGTTGGTCTTGTTGCTGGGTGCGTGGCTGTTCGAAGTGCCCGTGCGCGGGGCGCTCTTCGACGTCTACATCGCCGCCGTGCTGCTGATCCTGGCCAACCTCACCCTGGGCCTGATGATTTCGACGAAGGCGCAGTCGCAGTTCCAGGCGATGCAGATGACCTTCTTCGTGTTCCTGCCGTCGATCCTGCTGTCCGGCTTCATGTTCCCGTTCGCCGGCATGCCTAAGATCATCCAGTGGGTCGCGGAGGTGTTGCCGCTCACGCATTTCCTGCGGCTGATCCGCGGGATCATGTTGCGCGGCGCGAGCATCACGGAGTTGTGGCCGGAGGTGCTGGCGCTCGTGGTCTTCACCACCGTCATGATGACGGCGGCGATCCTCAGGTTCCGCAAGCGCCTGGATTAG
- a CDS encoding ABC transporter ATP-binding protein — MRARGLTKRFKDLVAVDHVDLSVPKANVYGFLGPNGSGKTTTIRMLCGLMTPTEGEIEVLGLQLPKEAEALRRRIGYMTQKFSLFEDLSVRENLEFLAAVQDMPRDKARTRIDELIERYHFADRQKQLAGTMSGGQKQRLALAGAVIHSPELLFLDEPTSAVDPESRRDFWEKLFELADGGTTILVSTHYMDEAERCHRLAILDRGVLVADGSPAELTGAIAGRTLAVQSNTPRRARKALMAAPGVISAAQVGNTLRVLTSENGGIIDRLSKVLTDAGLHGDISLSEPNLEDVFVSATRSKQPEQEAA; from the coding sequence ATCCGCGCGCGCGGCCTCACCAAGCGCTTCAAGGACCTTGTCGCCGTCGACCATGTCGACCTCAGCGTGCCGAAGGCGAACGTCTACGGCTTCCTCGGTCCCAACGGTTCCGGCAAGACCACCACCATCCGCATGCTTTGCGGCCTGATGACGCCCACCGAAGGCGAGATCGAAGTGCTCGGCCTGCAGCTGCCGAAGGAAGCGGAGGCCCTGCGCCGCCGCATCGGTTACATGACGCAGAAGTTCTCTTTGTTCGAAGACCTGAGCGTGCGCGAGAACCTGGAGTTCCTCGCTGCCGTGCAGGACATGCCGCGCGACAAGGCACGCACCCGCATTGACGAGCTCATCGAGCGCTACCACTTCGCCGATCGCCAGAAGCAACTGGCCGGCACGATGAGCGGCGGGCAGAAGCAACGCCTCGCGCTCGCGGGCGCGGTCATTCATTCGCCGGAACTGCTGTTCCTCGACGAACCGACCAGCGCGGTGGATCCCGAGTCGCGCCGCGATTTCTGGGAGAAGTTGTTCGAACTCGCCGATGGCGGCACGACCATCCTCGTCTCAACGCATTACATGGACGAAGCCGAGCGCTGCCATCGCCTCGCGATCCTCGATCGCGGCGTGCTCGTCGCCGACGGCTCGCCCGCGGAACTGACCGGCGCGATCGCAGGCCGCACACTCGCCGTGCAATCAAACACGCCGCGCCGCGCACGCAAGGCATTGATGGCCGCGCCGGGCGTGATCAGCGCCGCGCAGGTCGGCAACACCTTGCGCGTGCTGACTTCGGAGAACGGCGGGATCATCGATCGCCTGTCGAAGGTGCTCACGGATGCCGGCCTGCACGGTGACATCTCGCTGTCCGAGCCCAACCTCGAAGACGTCTTCGTCTCCGCCACGCGCAGCAAGCAGCCCGAACAGGAGGCCGCATGA
- a CDS encoding HlyD family efflux transporter periplasmic adaptor subunit, with the protein MRAPLRPFATAAVAFAVIASLSACRNDKPQALGTLEYDRITLPAPAAEKIVSIDVREGQRVKAGQAILRLELDRTRSATEAARAQSEAQRASLEELEAGPRSETIKQARASLASARADARQARDYYTRVRPLGAQQLVSAAEVERARAAVDAADESARALAEQLAELEAGTRHEEIAQGKASLAASQAQAAAQEVNLEKLSLVAPRDGLVDNLPYKLGDQAAIGQPLAILLVGTPYARVYVPEPIRAQVKVGTKARLFIDGRKDALAGTVRMIRSEPTFTPYYALIGKDAARLAWVAEVVVDSKETLPAGLPVRAEFEE; encoded by the coding sequence GCATTCGCCGTCATCGCGTCGCTGTCCGCCTGCCGCAATGACAAGCCGCAGGCGCTCGGCACGCTCGAATACGACCGCATCACGCTGCCCGCACCCGCGGCCGAAAAGATCGTGTCGATCGACGTGCGCGAAGGGCAACGCGTGAAGGCCGGCCAGGCGATCCTGCGGCTCGAACTCGACCGCACGCGCTCGGCCACCGAGGCGGCGCGCGCGCAATCCGAAGCGCAGCGCGCCTCGCTGGAAGAACTCGAAGCCGGCCCGCGCTCCGAAACGATCAAGCAAGCCCGCGCGAGCCTCGCATCGGCGCGCGCCGATGCCCGCCAGGCCCGCGACTACTACACGCGCGTGCGCCCGCTCGGTGCGCAACAGCTCGTCTCCGCCGCGGAAGTCGAACGTGCGCGCGCCGCAGTGGACGCCGCCGACGAATCCGCACGCGCATTGGCCGAACAACTCGCCGAACTCGAAGCCGGCACGCGCCACGAAGAAATCGCGCAGGGCAAGGCTTCGCTCGCTGCATCGCAAGCGCAGGCCGCCGCACAGGAAGTCAATCTCGAAAAGCTCTCGCTCGTCGCGCCGCGCGATGGTCTCGTCGACAACCTGCCGTACAAGCTCGGCGACCAGGCCGCGATCGGGCAGCCGCTCGCGATCCTGCTGGTCGGCACGCCGTATGCACGCGTCTACGTGCCCGAACCGATCCGCGCGCAGGTGAAGGTCGGGACCAAGGCGCGCCTCTTCATCGACGGCCGCAAGGACGCGCTCGCCGGCACGGTGCGCATGATCCGCTCCGAACCGACGTTCACGCCGTACTACGCGCTGATCGGCAAGGACGCGGCGCGCCTGGCCTGGGTGGCGGAAGTCGTGGTGGATTCGAAGGAAACCTTGCCCGCCGGCCTGCCGGTGCGCGCGGAGTTCGAGGAGTGA